A region from the Streptomyces tsukubensis genome encodes:
- a CDS encoding type IV secretory system conjugative DNA transfer family protein translates to MLGAAALGMGAGFLTWLFGNLANLLVGTGAWVPYDPAAALIRPEEVWPGLPEAALIAGCRVLPALVLFTGGFFGAKLWLRWCGSTSGLATARDLSALLPKESAAKAIGLRPSLKGTRPKDVAPDDRGVLLGTLKPGRAEVRSSWEDVLLAIMAPRSGKTSGLAIPAILRAPGPVLLTSNKAANDAFTATATARAEVGTVWTLDPQQIAHAPREMWWDILADAHDLAGARRLAGHFVTASVDESSAGDFWSTAAANTLTALFLAAATDGRPITDVLAWLASPADRTPVDLLHDAGLNAVAAQLQGTVAGAVETRDGIYETARQYASCLLDPEIAAWVTPPRRSEKIAEFRPDAFATRRDTLFLLSKDGGGSASAIIAAAADAVMRAAVIQAERDGGRLDPCLLAILDEAANVCKIQDLPDLYSHLGSRGVIPVTILQSYRQGVRVWGESGMDALWSAATVKLIGSGIDDADFADKLSRLVGDHDVRTVSVSTSESGKSTSVSMRQERVLPADAIRALQKGSALLLATGIRPALLDLKPWYKEPDAARHGAASAAATAGITERALAKGPRPPRPRTRRMTLFSFSGRCRRTPRTRPSRSLRPLESSCPPLLPTVPACWVTPRSSVVAASGGSPPPSCPYESMTPCSPLT, encoded by the coding sequence ATGCTCGGCGCAGCCGCGCTCGGTATGGGGGCCGGGTTCCTGACATGGCTGTTCGGTAACCTCGCCAACCTCCTCGTCGGCACCGGGGCCTGGGTCCCCTACGATCCCGCCGCCGCCCTGATCCGGCCCGAGGAGGTGTGGCCGGGCCTGCCCGAGGCGGCGCTCATCGCCGGGTGCCGGGTCCTGCCCGCCCTCGTCCTGTTCACCGGCGGGTTCTTCGGCGCGAAGCTCTGGCTGCGCTGGTGTGGCAGCACCAGCGGCCTGGCAACTGCCCGGGACCTGTCCGCGCTGCTGCCGAAGGAGAGCGCGGCGAAGGCGATCGGGCTGCGGCCGAGCCTGAAGGGCACCCGGCCGAAGGACGTGGCGCCGGACGACCGCGGGGTGCTGCTGGGGACGCTGAAGCCGGGGCGGGCGGAGGTGCGGTCGTCGTGGGAGGACGTGCTGCTGGCGATCATGGCCCCGCGGTCGGGGAAGACGTCCGGTCTGGCGATCCCGGCTATCCTGCGGGCCCCCGGTCCGGTGCTGCTGACCAGCAACAAAGCTGCGAACGACGCCTTCACTGCCACCGCCACGGCTCGGGCCGAGGTCGGCACCGTGTGGACGCTGGACCCGCAGCAGATCGCCCACGCCCCTCGGGAGATGTGGTGGGACATCCTCGCCGACGCCCACGATCTGGCCGGGGCCCGGCGGCTGGCCGGGCACTTCGTCACCGCCTCGGTGGACGAATCCAGTGCGGGGGACTTCTGGTCGACGGCCGCCGCGAACACGCTGACCGCTCTGTTCTTGGCGGCGGCCACGGACGGGCGGCCGATCACCGACGTCCTGGCCTGGCTCGCCTCCCCTGCGGACCGGACCCCGGTCGATCTCCTGCACGATGCGGGGCTGAACGCGGTCGCCGCGCAGCTCCAGGGCACCGTGGCCGGTGCCGTCGAAACCCGCGACGGCATCTACGAGACCGCCCGTCAGTACGCGAGCTGCCTCCTCGACCCGGAGATCGCCGCCTGGGTCACCCCGCCCCGCCGGTCGGAGAAGATCGCCGAGTTCCGCCCGGACGCGTTCGCCACCCGCCGCGACACGCTGTTCCTGCTGTCGAAGGACGGCGGCGGCTCCGCTTCGGCAATCATCGCGGCGGCGGCCGACGCGGTGATGCGGGCGGCGGTGATCCAGGCCGAGCGCGACGGCGGACGCCTCGACCCCTGCCTGCTCGCGATCCTCGATGAGGCGGCGAACGTGTGCAAGATCCAGGACTTGCCCGACCTCTACTCCCACCTGGGGTCCCGGGGCGTGATCCCGGTGACGATCCTCCAGTCGTACCGGCAGGGGGTGCGGGTCTGGGGTGAGAGCGGGATGGACGCGCTGTGGTCCGCGGCGACGGTCAAGCTGATCGGCTCCGGTATCGATGACGCGGACTTCGCCGACAAGCTGAGCCGTCTCGTCGGCGACCACGACGTCCGCACGGTGTCCGTCTCCACGAGCGAGTCGGGCAAGTCGACGTCAGTCTCGATGCGGCAGGAACGGGTACTGCCAGCGGACGCGATCCGCGCGCTCCAGAAGGGCTCGGCGCTGCTGCTGGCCACCGGCATCCGCCCCGCCCTCCTCGATCTGAAGCCCTGGTACAAGGAGCCGGACGCCGCCCGGCACGGCGCGGCCTCCGCTGCGGCGACGGCCGGGATCACCGAGCGGGCCCTCGCCAAAGGCCCTCGGCCGCCACGACCTCGGACCCGCCGCATGACCCTCTTCTCCTTCTCCGGCCGGTGCAGACGGACTCCCCGCACCCGCCCTTCCCGTTCTCTCCGCCCTCTGGAGTCCTCGTGCCCTCCCCTTCTTCCGACCGTTCCGG
- the ltrA gene encoding group II intron reverse transcriptase/maturase, which yields MNTDELEWALMKAERRVLEIQAKLHRWATDDPSRRFDDLFNLVCDPAFLLIAWSRVRSNRGARSAGVDGLTATGVEVRYGLEEFLGVLRADLKTGAFRPMPVRERMIPKAGGKLRRLGIPTVRDRVVQAALKLVLEPIFEADFKPCSYGFRPNRRAQDAIAEIHHYGTSLYHWVLEADITACFDEIDHTALLGRVRDRVGDKRVLGLVKAFLKAGILSEGQMVRRTDTGTPQGGILSPLLANIALSVLDEFFAEQWQAAGSNSTARTRHRRRGGATYRLVRYADDFVVMVAGTKAHAEAIRQKVTKVLSPMGLRLSEEKTSVVHLDEGFTFLGFRIQRQQQKGSGKRYVYTWPSDKALTSVKHKVKAIAKQTTNVSLGTLLRRINQVLRGWTAYFQHGVSSRTFHYLSHYVWWLVGRWLRKKHRRASRKQLRRRYQVDRWLWADPTENVRLYLAASREVTRYRFRGERIPTPWAEQAARQLG from the coding sequence GTGAATACCGACGAGCTGGAGTGGGCCTTGATGAAGGCCGAACGCCGGGTACTGGAGATCCAGGCCAAGCTGCATCGTTGGGCGACGGATGATCCGTCGCGAAGGTTCGATGATCTGTTCAACCTCGTCTGTGACCCGGCGTTCCTGCTGATCGCATGGAGCCGGGTGCGGAGCAACAGGGGAGCCCGATCGGCAGGGGTGGACGGTCTGACCGCCACCGGTGTCGAAGTTCGGTACGGCCTTGAGGAGTTCCTGGGCGTGCTGCGGGCCGACCTGAAGACCGGGGCGTTCCGCCCGATGCCCGTACGTGAGCGGATGATCCCGAAGGCCGGTGGCAAACTGCGCCGGCTGGGGATTCCGACGGTGCGGGACCGGGTGGTGCAGGCGGCTCTCAAGCTGGTCTTGGAGCCGATCTTCGAGGCGGACTTCAAGCCGTGCTCCTACGGTTTCCGCCCGAACCGGCGTGCTCAGGACGCCATTGCCGAGATCCACCACTACGGAACCAGCCTCTATCACTGGGTCCTGGAGGCGGACATCACGGCGTGCTTCGACGAGATCGACCACACGGCCCTATTGGGCCGTGTGCGAGACCGCGTCGGAGACAAGCGCGTTCTGGGGCTGGTGAAGGCGTTCTTGAAGGCTGGCATCCTCTCCGAGGGCCAGATGGTCAGGCGCACCGACACCGGCACCCCGCAGGGCGGCATTCTCTCGCCTCTGTTGGCCAACATCGCCTTGTCCGTGCTCGACGAGTTCTTCGCCGAGCAGTGGCAGGCGGCCGGGAGCAACAGCACCGCGCGGACCCGGCACCGTCGTCGCGGAGGAGCGACGTATCGCCTTGTGCGGTACGCCGACGACTTCGTGGTGATGGTCGCCGGGACGAAAGCGCACGCTGAAGCGATCCGGCAGAAGGTCACAAAGGTGCTCTCCCCGATGGGCCTGCGCCTGTCGGAGGAGAAGACGAGCGTCGTCCATCTCGACGAGGGCTTCACCTTCCTGGGCTTCCGCATCCAGCGGCAACAGCAGAAGGGAAGCGGCAAGCGGTACGTCTACACCTGGCCGTCCGACAAGGCGTTGACGTCGGTCAAGCACAAGGTGAAGGCGATCGCGAAGCAGACCACGAACGTCTCGCTCGGCACCCTGCTGCGCCGGATCAATCAGGTGCTGCGGGGATGGACTGCGTACTTCCAGCACGGCGTTTCGTCGCGCACCTTCCACTACCTCAGCCACTACGTGTGGTGGCTGGTCGGAAGGTGGCTACGGAAGAAGCACCGCCGCGCCAGCAGGAAGCAACTGCGCCGTCGGTATCAAGTCGACCGATGGCTGTGGGCAGACCCCACGGAGAACGTGCGGCTCTATCTGGCCGCATCCAGGGAAGTCACTCGCTACCGGTTCCGCGGCGAGAGAATCCCCACCCCGTGGGCCGAGCAAGCGGCGCGTCAACTCGGCTGA
- a CDS encoding DUF6238 family protein, giving the protein MPTDLAFATEALDFHRAITVPDGPLAATRPELDALHQHCLALYALLDAHTTRTTPIDRAGGEALRAARVRLWQAAEHLHAAWHRAPAIDTDRLIIADGCRPRLPVCGRHLRTSVRVRRTHTPAELRAPFTGPDRL; this is encoded by the coding sequence ATGCCGACCGACCTGGCGTTCGCCACCGAGGCCCTGGACTTCCACCGGGCGATCACCGTCCCCGACGGCCCGCTCGCCGCCACCCGCCCGGAGCTGGACGCCCTGCACCAGCACTGCCTCGCCCTCTACGCCCTCCTCGACGCCCACACCACCCGCACCACCCCGATCGACCGGGCCGGGGGCGAGGCCCTTCGAGCGGCGCGGGTGCGGCTGTGGCAGGCGGCCGAGCATCTACACGCCGCCTGGCACCGCGCCCCCGCCATCGACACCGACCGGCTGATCATCGCCGACGGGTGCCGTCCCCGGCTGCCGGTCTGCGGGCGCCACCTGCGCACGTCCGTACGAGTCCGCCGCACCCACACCCCCGCCGAACTGCGGGCCCCGTTCACCGGCCCCGACCGCCTCTGA
- a CDS encoding SCO6880 family protein has product MHPDSTAPVAPATVKFPHRSRRGVLLGLTAPQLVAVALTGLLLLAVLMSTGVPGALKLIPLWTVILAAVFVRYRGRSLADWAPIALRYTLRRAKGQLVWLTRPSTRPRREGLLHLPGTAASLRVVTSSDRRTGAVHDPHQGTLTAVVRVSSRAFALLDPAAQNSNVAGWGRTLAALSRTGHIARVQVLERTVPDSGDALQRYWSEYGNPDTHLAGPVYTDLLTAAGPAAAPHESYVAIALDLKAARRLINQAGGGLTGAFSVLTQLTATFDQSVRNAGLTPGGWLTAGEIAAVIRTAYDPKASAALDQWSPGDRPEADPAAAGPVVLVEKADRIETDSAHHATFWIENWPRIETSAGFLHQLLFTSGVRRTLSLTYAPKGLDAALKDVQRKKATVIADAAERQRKGQVDSEEDNVEYADIKSRERELIAGHADVALTGLVTVSADTPEQLNSACAAIETAAVAALVDLRPLTWQQAEAFTNAALPLARP; this is encoded by the coding sequence ATGCACCCTGATTCCACGGCTCCCGTCGCTCCGGCCACGGTGAAGTTCCCCCACCGCTCCCGCCGGGGCGTGCTCCTCGGCCTCACGGCGCCGCAGCTCGTCGCCGTCGCTCTGACCGGCCTGCTCCTCCTCGCCGTCCTCATGTCGACCGGTGTGCCCGGGGCTCTGAAGCTCATCCCCCTGTGGACGGTGATCCTCGCGGCCGTGTTCGTCCGGTACCGGGGCCGCTCGCTCGCCGACTGGGCCCCGATCGCCCTCCGCTACACCCTGCGGCGGGCGAAGGGTCAGCTCGTGTGGCTGACCCGCCCGTCCACCCGGCCCCGGCGGGAGGGTCTGCTCCACCTCCCCGGGACGGCCGCCTCTCTGCGGGTGGTCACCTCCTCCGACCGCCGTACCGGCGCGGTCCACGATCCGCACCAGGGGACGCTGACCGCGGTGGTCCGGGTCTCGTCGCGGGCGTTCGCGCTGCTCGACCCGGCCGCACAGAACTCGAATGTCGCCGGGTGGGGCCGCACTCTGGCGGCGCTGTCCCGTACCGGGCACATCGCCCGCGTCCAGGTCCTGGAGCGGACGGTGCCGGACTCCGGTGACGCGCTCCAGCGGTACTGGTCCGAGTACGGGAACCCGGACACCCACCTCGCCGGCCCCGTCTACACCGACCTGCTGACCGCCGCCGGTCCGGCCGCGGCACCGCACGAGAGCTACGTCGCCATCGCCCTCGATCTGAAGGCGGCCCGCCGTCTGATCAACCAGGCCGGCGGCGGGCTGACCGGGGCGTTCTCGGTGCTGACCCAGTTGACCGCGACGTTCGACCAGTCGGTGCGCAACGCCGGTCTCACCCCGGGCGGGTGGCTGACCGCGGGCGAGATCGCCGCCGTGATCCGTACCGCCTACGACCCGAAGGCGAGCGCCGCCCTCGACCAGTGGTCCCCGGGTGACCGACCGGAGGCCGATCCCGCTGCCGCCGGTCCGGTGGTGCTGGTGGAGAAGGCGGACCGGATCGAGACCGACTCCGCCCACCACGCCACCTTCTGGATCGAGAACTGGCCCCGGATCGAAACCAGTGCCGGGTTCCTGCACCAGCTCCTCTTCACCTCCGGCGTCCGCCGCACCCTCTCCCTCACCTACGCACCGAAGGGCCTCGACGCCGCCCTCAAGGATGTGCAGCGGAAGAAGGCGACGGTCATCGCGGACGCGGCGGAGCGGCAGCGCAAGGGCCAGGTCGACTCCGAGGAGGACAACGTCGAGTACGCGGACATCAAGAGCCGCGAGCGCGAGCTGATCGCCGGCCACGCCGACGTTGCGCTGACCGGTCTGGTGACCGTGTCCGCGGACACTCCCGAGCAGCTCAACTCGGCGTGTGCGGCGATCGAGACGGCGGCCGTGGCGGCGCTGGTCGATCTGCGTCCGCTGACCTGGCAGCAGGCTGAGGCGTTCACCAACGCCGCCCTGCCCCTCGCCCGCCCGTGA
- a CDS encoding SCO6881 family protein has protein sequence MPSACDLPLMNTVCDAVGGVASSTGQAITDGIGAWIAKSMGEMAQAAADLAAQAVDKTTAVDLNATWFRENYELLLPIGLVMIVGTFCLQLIRAAWRRDERALFQAVTGTVAGVFFAFAAIACTTIALTIVDALSAGLFKAANSSVDDAIRRVIKVNSYGAMYGLGWGIPAIVALGATIGAFLYWAVMVARKVGILILVTLAVFAGAGGGWEVARRWRRGWIEATSSLIVSKLLMTIVFLLGVSAMGKTDPTDGLSALSDAMAGIVIMVLVLLCPYATYKFVHWAAEGGGQDDLHRTGVAGVTVAAGAAKTAGQLAMQAGTGMPAPQGPAKVPGQGAGGVAAGINPAGGNTSPEGISGDEPPQTTFRFGEDPGATGDKGQPLIRRPRTDGDKGRPLIQRPGQPTGTGGASGGSSAGATGAATGATSTPAPTGTAAAPVSGTTASGPAPAGLGTTSPSGSATAPGPAPAGAPTGPPPVAQAVSTPPTTPPPAPPGLSPQGGTTPARWVYPKPPSGLGGSDPRS, from the coding sequence ATGCCTTCAGCTTGTGATCTGCCCCTGATGAACACGGTCTGCGACGCGGTCGGCGGTGTGGCGAGTTCGACCGGCCAGGCCATCACGGACGGCATCGGCGCCTGGATTGCCAAGTCCATGGGCGAGATGGCCCAGGCCGCCGCCGACCTCGCCGCGCAGGCCGTGGACAAGACCACCGCCGTCGACCTGAACGCGACCTGGTTCCGCGAGAACTACGAGCTGCTGCTCCCGATCGGGCTCGTCATGATCGTCGGCACCTTCTGTCTGCAGCTCATCCGGGCGGCGTGGCGGCGGGACGAGCGGGCCCTGTTCCAGGCTGTGACCGGCACCGTGGCCGGGGTGTTCTTCGCGTTCGCCGCCATCGCCTGCACCACCATCGCCCTCACCATCGTGGACGCGCTGTCCGCGGGGTTGTTCAAGGCGGCGAACAGCTCCGTCGATGACGCGATCCGCCGTGTCATCAAGGTCAATTCCTACGGGGCGATGTACGGGCTCGGCTGGGGCATCCCCGCGATCGTCGCCCTCGGCGCCACCATCGGCGCCTTCCTCTACTGGGCCGTCATGGTCGCCCGCAAGGTCGGCATCCTCATCCTGGTCACCCTGGCGGTGTTCGCCGGGGCCGGCGGCGGCTGGGAAGTCGCCCGCCGCTGGCGCAGGGGCTGGATCGAGGCCACCAGCTCCCTGATCGTCTCCAAGCTGCTGATGACGATCGTGTTCCTCCTCGGCGTCTCCGCCATGGGCAAGACCGACCCCACGGACGGGCTCAGTGCCCTGTCCGATGCGATGGCCGGAATCGTGATCATGGTCCTGGTGCTGCTCTGCCCGTACGCGACGTACAAGTTCGTGCACTGGGCGGCCGAGGGCGGCGGGCAGGACGATCTGCACCGCACCGGCGTCGCCGGGGTCACGGTCGCGGCCGGGGCGGCGAAGACCGCAGGTCAGCTCGCCATGCAGGCTGGCACGGGTATGCCCGCGCCGCAGGGTCCGGCCAAGGTCCCCGGCCAGGGCGCCGGAGGCGTCGCCGCCGGGATCAACCCGGCCGGAGGCAACACCTCCCCGGAGGGGATCAGCGGGGACGAGCCGCCGCAGACGACCTTCCGGTTCGGCGAGGACCCGGGCGCCACCGGCGACAAGGGCCAGCCCCTCATCCGCCGCCCCCGTACCGACGGCGACAAGGGCCGACCGCTCATCCAGCGCCCCGGCCAGCCCACCGGCACCGGCGGCGCGAGTGGCGGATCATCCGCAGGAGCCACCGGGGCAGCGACCGGAGCGACCAGCACACCGGCACCCACCGGCACCGCTGCCGCACCCGTCTCCGGCACGACCGCCTCGGGCCCCGCACCCGCCGGTTTGGGAACCACCAGCCCGAGCGGCTCGGCGACCGCGCCAGGCCCGGCGCCCGCAGGGGCACCGACCGGTCCTCCGCCCGTGGCCCAGGCGGTGTCCACCCCGCCGACCACGCCCCCGCCGGCTCCGCCGGGGCTGAGTCCGCAGGGTGGTACGACCCCGGCCCGGTGGGTCTACCCGAAGCCGCCCAGCGGTCTGGGCGGCTCGGACCCCCGGTCCTGA
- a CDS encoding DUF6112 family protein produces the protein MNISQSGQFLAFNPGIKPADGGLPGLDVLKDVISSINLFGIIAVVGALAVSALVWAWGHHSGGHQAEANGKKGTVVAAGCALLLGAANGIVSFFSAMGTQVN, from the coding sequence GTGAATATCAGCCAGTCGGGTCAGTTCCTGGCCTTCAACCCCGGTATCAAGCCCGCGGACGGCGGTCTCCCGGGCCTGGACGTCCTGAAGGACGTCATCAGCTCGATCAACCTCTTCGGGATCATCGCGGTCGTCGGCGCGCTCGCGGTGTCCGCGCTGGTGTGGGCCTGGGGCCACCACTCCGGCGGTCACCAGGCCGAGGCGAACGGCAAGAAGGGCACCGTCGTCGCCGCCGGGTGCGCCCTGCTGCTGGGCGCGGCGAACGGCATCGTCAGCTTCTTCTCCGCGATGGGCACCCAGGTCAACTGA
- a CDS encoding C40 family peptidase yields the protein MKKVAVIAGGVALAPLLLIAPVAVALVGATNAQATCDTQGVDSGAVAAQVESILNGGDGGGVSVTGLPDPEEQIPHARTIQATGVAMKVPVRGQIVALATALQESGLRNLDYGDRDSLGLFQQRPSMGWGTPEQVRDPVYASTKFYEGLLKVSGWESMTVTQAAQAVQLSGFPDAYAKWEPLATALQKAIAPTLTGDETTDPGASAPGGGCGPGGDGSEFGPIPAGVLPKGYEIPTDAPKSVQTAIRWGLGALGTPYQWGGTCADPRGQDPMGRCDCSSLMQMSYKAGGVSLTRTTYTQVKEGKPVGVGAIKPGDLLFTRGTAQVPEHVGLFIGSGLILHSPRTGDVVKIATLAEWRPDILAVRRVV from the coding sequence GTGAAGAAGGTCGCGGTGATCGCGGGCGGGGTCGCGCTGGCCCCGCTGCTGCTGATCGCCCCGGTCGCCGTCGCCCTAGTCGGAGCCACCAACGCCCAGGCCACCTGCGACACACAGGGTGTGGACAGCGGTGCGGTCGCCGCGCAGGTGGAGTCGATCCTGAACGGCGGGGACGGCGGCGGCGTTTCCGTCACCGGTCTCCCGGACCCGGAGGAGCAGATTCCGCACGCGCGGACGATCCAGGCCACCGGGGTGGCGATGAAGGTCCCTGTCCGGGGGCAGATCGTCGCGCTGGCGACCGCGCTCCAGGAGTCGGGCCTGCGGAACCTGGACTACGGGGACCGGGACTCGCTGGGGCTGTTCCAGCAGCGTCCGTCGATGGGCTGGGGCACCCCGGAGCAGGTCCGGGACCCGGTGTACGCGTCGACCAAGTTCTACGAGGGGCTGCTCAAGGTCTCGGGCTGGGAGTCGATGACCGTGACCCAGGCCGCCCAGGCGGTGCAGCTCTCCGGTTTCCCGGACGCGTACGCGAAGTGGGAGCCGCTGGCGACCGCGCTGCAGAAGGCCATCGCCCCCACCCTGACCGGCGACGAGACCACCGACCCCGGTGCCTCCGCCCCTGGTGGCGGGTGTGGTCCTGGTGGTGACGGGTCGGAGTTCGGCCCTATCCCGGCCGGGGTGCTGCCGAAGGGGTACGAGATCCCGACCGACGCGCCGAAGTCGGTGCAGACGGCGATCCGCTGGGGACTCGGCGCCCTGGGCACCCCGTACCAGTGGGGCGGCACCTGTGCCGATCCGCGGGGCCAGGACCCGATGGGGCGGTGCGACTGCTCGTCCCTGATGCAGATGTCCTACAAGGCCGGCGGCGTCTCCCTGACCCGGACCACCTACACACAGGTCAAGGAAGGCAAGCCGGTCGGCGTCGGGGCTATCAAGCCCGGTGACCTCCTCTTCACCCGGGGCACCGCCCAGGTCCCCGAACACGTCGGCCTGTTCATCGGCTCTGGGCTGATCCTGCACTCCCCGCGCACCGGCGACGTCGTGAAGATCGCCACCCTCGCGGAGTGGCGGCCGGACATCCTCGCCGTCCGTCGCGTCGTCTGA
- a CDS encoding DNA-methyltransferase, which produces MPYTLHRGDALTVLKTLPDESVDAVITDPPYNSGGRTSSERTARTARAKYTSGDAGHDLANFPGENRDQRSYRAWLTDLLTESYRAAREHAVVMVFTDWRQEPTTSDALQMAGWTWSGTIPWIKPASRPRKGGPKQDSEFILWGVKGTLDKTRDLYLPGHYVASQPRKGRVHITQKPVEVMRQLVQVARPGGTVLDPFTGSGSTGVAALKEGRSFIGIELSDHYAEVAEQRLREAVLTRDDVDLAGPEQ; this is translated from the coding sequence GTGCCGTACACCCTGCACCGAGGCGACGCGCTCACCGTCCTGAAGACCCTGCCCGACGAGTCCGTCGACGCAGTGATCACCGACCCGCCGTACAACTCCGGCGGGCGGACATCCTCGGAGCGCACCGCCCGGACCGCGCGGGCGAAGTACACCAGCGGGGACGCCGGCCACGATCTGGCGAACTTCCCGGGCGAGAACCGCGACCAGCGCTCGTACCGGGCGTGGCTGACCGACCTGCTGACCGAGTCGTACCGGGCGGCCCGCGAGCACGCGGTGGTGATGGTGTTCACGGACTGGAGGCAGGAGCCGACTACGTCGGACGCGCTGCAGATGGCGGGCTGGACCTGGTCCGGCACCATCCCGTGGATCAAGCCTGCGTCCCGGCCGAGGAAGGGTGGGCCGAAGCAGGATTCGGAGTTCATCCTCTGGGGTGTTAAGGGCACCCTCGACAAGACCCGCGATCTCTACCTTCCGGGCCACTACGTCGCCTCCCAGCCCCGCAAGGGCCGGGTCCACATCACCCAGAAGCCGGTCGAGGTGATGCGCCAGCTCGTCCAGGTTGCCCGCCCCGGCGGAACCGTCCTCGACCCCTTCACCGGCTCCGGCTCCACCGGAGTCGCCGCGCTGAAGGAGGGCCGGAGCTTCATCGGAATCGAGCTGTCCGACCACTACGCCGAAGTCGCCGAGCAGCGCCTGCGCGAGGCCGTCCTCACCCGGGACGACGTCGACCTCGCCGGACCGGAGCAGTGA
- a CDS encoding DUF5655 domain-containing protein: MGDLRAFRVDGGRAVEMSGSSVALERELQSLIEGNMEAMLGIRFLASEYETGRHRGRIDSLGLDETGAPVIVEYKRTRDKEVVTQALSYLAWLNDSHAEFEGLVRDRLGAEAAGSVDWSRPRIVCVAGDFTPHTVVALEMIRHRIDLVAYRVFEDVVTLRLVASFTGSSSTPVVPRSRAVPGATVPVEEVPTSGGGKTAQQHLDAAPQELKDLFADLDAVLTESGSVQREALQCYFGYRRMKNVASVKVQPRKRTLVVTLKVDPDSVELVEGFTRDVRGIGFHGTGALEVRIRSHADLERAGDLIRRSVEAG, from the coding sequence GTGGGTGATCTGAGGGCGTTCCGTGTGGATGGCGGGCGTGCGGTGGAGATGTCGGGTTCGTCGGTGGCGCTGGAGCGGGAGCTGCAGTCGCTCATTGAGGGGAACATGGAGGCGATGCTGGGGATCCGGTTTCTGGCGTCGGAGTACGAGACGGGCCGGCACCGGGGGCGGATCGACTCGCTGGGGCTGGACGAGACCGGGGCGCCGGTGATCGTCGAGTACAAGCGGACCCGGGACAAAGAGGTGGTGACGCAGGCGCTGTCGTATCTGGCGTGGCTGAACGACAGCCACGCGGAGTTCGAGGGCCTGGTGCGGGACCGTCTCGGGGCGGAGGCGGCGGGGTCGGTGGACTGGAGCCGTCCGCGGATCGTGTGCGTGGCGGGGGATTTCACGCCGCACACGGTGGTGGCGCTGGAGATGATCCGGCACCGGATCGACCTGGTGGCGTACCGGGTGTTCGAGGACGTGGTCACGCTGCGGCTGGTCGCCTCGTTCACCGGCTCGTCCAGCACTCCGGTCGTTCCCCGTTCCCGTGCAGTCCCCGGAGCGACCGTCCCGGTGGAGGAGGTGCCGACTTCTGGTGGGGGCAAGACGGCGCAGCAGCACCTGGACGCGGCGCCGCAGGAGCTGAAGGACCTGTTCGCGGACCTGGACGCGGTGCTGACGGAGTCGGGCTCGGTGCAGCGGGAGGCCCTCCAGTGCTACTTCGGGTACCGGCGGATGAAGAACGTGGCGTCGGTGAAGGTGCAGCCCCGGAAGCGGACGCTGGTGGTGACGCTGAAGGTGGACCCGGACTCGGTGGAGCTGGTTGAGGGCTTCACCCGGGACGTCCGCGGTATCGGATTCCACGGCACGGGGGCTCTGGAGGTGCGGATCAGATCGCACGCCGATCTGGAGCGGGCCGGGGACCTGATCCGGCGGAGCGTCGAGGCCGGCTGA
- a CDS encoding HNH endonuclease signature motif containing protein, whose amino-acid sequence MMHMPANRPAVPRKLDRRLRVEAGHRCAIPTCRVPILEIAHIQRWEEVRQHEFENMIALCPNCHTLFDRGHIDRLSMLQYKANLSPFSPYALAAHPEHIDFLATYQKFRAFIQMWLAGALAFRAAKQQGSSSSELRRRFEAVGQAAEEAGYALLCLGAVSPANVSKLADQILDAAMRSSCKTMDGETPAAFLPTGPASDDIPAMWADLDHKIHEVINKPAPKTLKVMPRRPILLEDLVDKGGHGEG is encoded by the coding sequence ATGATGCACATGCCTGCCAACCGACCTGCAGTTCCTCGTAAGTTGGACCGTCGGCTTCGCGTGGAAGCTGGCCATCGCTGTGCCATACCGACCTGTCGGGTGCCCATTCTCGAAATTGCCCACATCCAGCGCTGGGAGGAGGTACGGCAACATGAGTTCGAGAACATGATCGCCCTCTGCCCTAACTGCCATACACTCTTCGATCGAGGCCATATCGACCGCTTGTCCATGCTCCAATACAAGGCGAACCTGAGCCCGTTTTCTCCGTATGCTCTCGCTGCACATCCTGAGCACATTGACTTCTTGGCGACCTACCAAAAGTTCCGTGCGTTCATTCAGATGTGGCTTGCAGGTGCCCTCGCATTTCGGGCAGCGAAGCAGCAAGGCTCTTCAAGCAGTGAACTCCGACGTAGGTTTGAAGCGGTCGGCCAAGCGGCTGAGGAGGCCGGTTATGCCCTGCTCTGCTTGGGTGCGGTGTCACCGGCCAATGTGTCGAAGCTGGCCGATCAGATTTTGGACGCGGCCATGAGAAGTTCCTGCAAGACCATGGACGGGGAGACCCCCGCCGCCTTCCTCCCTACAGGACCAGCCTCTGATGATATTCCTGCGATGTGGGCAGACCTCGACCACAAAATCCACGAGGTGATAAACAAGCCTGCCCCGAAGACGCTCAAAGTAATGCCCCGGCGTCCGATCCTTCTGGAGGATCTCGTGGACAAGGGTGGCCACGGCGAGGGGTGA